One Flammeovirga agarivorans DNA window includes the following coding sequences:
- a CDS encoding acetyl-CoA C-acyltransferase, whose protein sequence is MEAYIVAGYRTAIGKAKKGGFRFTRPDDLAADVIQHLVQSVPALDPTRIDDLIVGCAIPEAEQGMQMARMISLLAFAPDNLKVPGVTVNRYCGSGVETISMATAKIRAGMADCIIAGGTESMSMVPMMGYKTGLNYKIATETPQYYLNMGLTAEEVAKDYGIDRDEADEFAVKSHEKALAAISAGKFKDEIVPITVKETYLEGDRKKTREFVVDTDEGPRKSDVSGLGRLKPAFKQGGQVTAGNSSQTSDGAAFVMVMSERMVKELKLEPIARMVSYASAGVDPRIMGIGPVEAIPRALQQAGLKASDIEQVELNEAFAAQSLAVIKNIDFDPNIINVNGGAIALGHPLGCTGAKLSVQLFNEMRRRNQKYGMVTACVGGGQGVAGIYELLK, encoded by the coding sequence ATGGAAGCTTATATTGTAGCAGGATATAGAACAGCTATTGGCAAGGCGAAAAAAGGAGGATTTCGATTCACACGCCCTGACGATTTAGCGGCAGATGTAATTCAACATCTCGTTCAAAGTGTACCCGCTTTGGACCCTACAAGAATTGATGACCTCATCGTAGGTTGTGCAATTCCAGAAGCAGAACAAGGTATGCAAATGGCTAGAATGATTTCACTTTTAGCGTTTGCTCCAGATAACTTAAAAGTACCGGGTGTCACAGTTAATAGATATTGTGGTTCTGGTGTAGAAACAATCTCAATGGCTACTGCAAAGATTAGAGCAGGAATGGCAGATTGTATTATCGCAGGAGGTACTGAGTCGATGTCTATGGTACCTATGATGGGCTATAAGACAGGCTTAAATTATAAAATAGCCACCGAAACACCTCAATACTATTTGAACATGGGATTAACGGCTGAAGAAGTGGCAAAGGACTATGGCATTGATAGAGATGAAGCAGACGAATTTGCTGTAAAATCTCATGAAAAAGCCCTAGCAGCAATTTCAGCTGGCAAGTTTAAAGATGAAATTGTTCCAATTACAGTAAAAGAGACTTATTTGGAAGGAGACCGTAAGAAAACGAGAGAGTTTGTTGTAGATACTGACGAAGGACCTCGTAAGTCTGATGTTTCTGGTTTAGGTCGATTAAAACCAGCTTTTAAACAAGGTGGTCAGGTAACTGCTGGTAACTCATCACAAACTTCTGACGGAGCTGCTTTTGTAATGGTAATGTCAGAAAGAATGGTGAAGGAGTTGAAATTGGAACCAATTGCAAGAATGGTTTCTTATGCATCTGCAGGTGTAGATCCTAGAATTATGGGTATTGGCCCTGTAGAAGCAATTCCAAGAGCATTACAACAGGCAGGGTTAAAAGCTTCGGATATTGAACAAGTAGAATTGAATGAAGCTTTTGCAGCACAATCATTAGCAGTGATTAAAAACATTGATTTTGATCCTAACATTATCAATGTAAATGGAGGTGCAATTGCCTTAGGTCACCCTCTTGGTTGTACAGGTGCCAAACTTTCAGTCCAGTTATTTAATGAAATGAGAAGACGTAACCAAAAGTATGGAATGGTGACAGCTTGTGTCGGTGGAGGACAAGGTGTTGCAGGTATTTATGAGTTATTAAAATAA
- a CDS encoding DUF6048 family protein, giving the protein MLSYITNLYRYSLLGILLVLPSIGIAQVVESDSTDQMVDSTGVLQDTTALGEPWPLNKHGEPKGSGYFVLSGIRLGADLRPLVQSAIDDGMNAWTLYGDLMIRNQWFLTAEYGQMDRTRTSVDSDFFNYRSVGSFYRFGFEYNVMRKSSVDSGLSFGLKYANSTFDQHADYYSTGNGYWGDGATLKSLTEKDVNVSWYEFTVSLKLALWKGLTADFGFAYTIKRDFPATAITKNDIPGWYFNKDDRSRLNFQYRLLYRIPLFPIYTQPRAKKKQ; this is encoded by the coding sequence ATGTTAAGTTATATAACTAATTTATATAGGTATTCATTACTAGGTATTCTTCTGGTATTACCCTCTATTGGTATTGCTCAAGTTGTAGAAAGTGATTCTACTGATCAAATGGTTGATTCGACAGGGGTACTTCAAGATACAACTGCATTAGGTGAACCATGGCCACTTAACAAACATGGGGAGCCTAAAGGTTCGGGGTATTTTGTTTTATCAGGAATTCGCCTTGGAGCAGATTTAAGACCATTAGTTCAATCAGCAATTGATGATGGAATGAATGCTTGGACATTATATGGAGACTTAATGATCCGTAACCAATGGTTTTTGACGGCAGAATATGGTCAAATGGACCGTACAAGAACAAGTGTAGATTCTGATTTCTTTAATTATAGATCTGTGGGTAGCTTCTATAGATTTGGTTTTGAGTATAATGTAATGCGAAAATCATCTGTAGATAGTGGACTCTCATTTGGATTAAAGTATGCGAATTCAACATTCGATCAACATGCTGATTATTACAGTACGGGTAATGGTTATTGGGGAGATGGAGCCACTCTTAAATCACTTACAGAAAAAGATGTGAATGTAAGCTGGTATGAATTTACTGTAAGCTTAAAACTAGCTTTATGGAAAGGATTAACAGCAGATTTTGGCTTTGCTTACACCATAAAAAGAGACTTCCCAGCTACTGCAATTACTAAAAATGATATTCCTGGTTGGTATTTTAATAAAGACGATCGTTCAAGACTAAATTTTCAGTATAGATTATTGTACAGAATTCCTCTATTCCCAATATATACTCAACCAAGAGCTAAGAAAAAGCAATAA
- a CDS encoding outer membrane beta-barrel protein has translation MKKLFFSLLLCMYSICSVAQDSTKVDSDPRDLDFNHNQLKGQWYTSLTLQLSSSNAENEDQFIRQIHTQDNGEFEIGIQGGYFIKDFFMVGVEYSYNSKNKNEVYTANDVRTQLKSISHGHYIAPFIRNYIPLSASRRFSIFNQTALQIGMGRSLQKTEANGETTKVLTDRVTMGIGIQPGLAAFIKDGFAFEASVGLLGLEMDHQKSITNYTEESKRTDFDLNFRVNLLQIRLAVAYYF, from the coding sequence ATGAAAAAGTTATTCTTTTCGTTACTGTTGTGCATGTACAGTATTTGCTCTGTGGCACAAGACAGTACTAAAGTTGATAGTGATCCACGCGACTTGGATTTCAATCACAACCAATTAAAAGGTCAATGGTATACTTCTCTTACTCTACAATTATCCTCTAGTAATGCCGAAAATGAAGACCAATTTATACGTCAAATTCATACCCAAGATAATGGTGAATTTGAAATAGGAATTCAAGGTGGATATTTTATCAAAGACTTTTTTATGGTCGGTGTAGAGTACTCCTATAATAGTAAAAATAAAAACGAGGTATATACAGCCAATGATGTTAGGACACAATTAAAATCCATTAGTCATGGTCATTATATAGCACCGTTTATTAGAAATTATATTCCATTATCAGCATCTAGAAGGTTTAGTATATTCAATCAAACTGCTTTGCAGATAGGAATGGGAAGATCTCTTCAGAAAACGGAAGCAAACGGAGAAACAACGAAGGTGTTGACTGATAGAGTGACAATGGGTATTGGTATCCAACCAGGTCTTGCCGCTTTTATTAAGGATGGTTTTGCATTTGAAGCTTCAGTTGGGTTGTTAGGTTTAGAAATGGATCATCAAAAATCTATAACGAACTACACAGAAGAATCTAAAAGAACTGATTTTGATTTAAACTTTAGAGTAAACCTTTTACAAATTAGATTAGCTGTAGCTTACTATTTCTAA
- a CDS encoding PCMD domain-containing protein, whose translation MKKLRLLIVSGLLMSLTSCIDWDYFGLSNQNDIQTFELEMQSGTTVIDSTKRIITVPVNERADRSSLSPTNIKTSSLSTVMPGVGESQDFRDTVLYTVTAENGDSSVWKVYADLQADVIPNTSFDEWYAVGGYQQPGPGDETAGAQFWDTPNKAGEIAEKTLVDPMTEGDRVYAHLETKLVGLFGINKLSAASLYSGRFTDGALNPSEPRKNIDFGRPYGSKPVSFSVDYQYTPGSDYRENSRPASGADECDIYVILQVRQDDGTRLRLGTAWFRSGDQIDEWTNLKLDFTYGELPSDAPDYAGLNTWEGEEESGYADPSEFPTHIIIVFSSSALGDYYTGAIGSILKVDNFELQYD comes from the coding sequence ATGAAAAAATTGAGATTATTAATAGTAAGTGGTTTATTAATGTCACTTACTTCATGTATAGATTGGGATTATTTTGGTTTATCCAATCAGAATGATATTCAGACATTCGAGTTGGAAATGCAATCGGGAACAACTGTTATTGATTCAACAAAAAGAATTATTACCGTTCCTGTAAATGAAAGAGCTGATCGTTCTTCATTGTCACCAACAAATATTAAAACTTCTAGTCTTTCTACGGTAATGCCAGGGGTGGGAGAAAGCCAAGATTTTAGAGATACTGTTTTGTATACAGTTACTGCTGAAAATGGTGATTCTTCTGTGTGGAAAGTGTATGCAGATTTACAAGCAGATGTTATTCCAAATACAAGTTTTGATGAGTGGTATGCTGTTGGAGGATATCAACAACCTGGTCCAGGTGATGAAACAGCAGGAGCTCAGTTTTGGGATACACCTAATAAAGCAGGAGAAATTGCTGAAAAAACATTGGTTGACCCTATGACAGAAGGTGATAGAGTATATGCTCATCTTGAAACTAAATTGGTAGGATTATTTGGTATCAATAAACTCTCGGCTGCTAGTCTATATTCTGGTAGATTTACTGATGGTGCATTAAACCCATCTGAGCCAAGAAAAAATATAGATTTCGGTAGACCATATGGAAGTAAACCTGTAAGTTTTTCTGTAGATTATCAATATACTCCGGGTTCTGATTATAGAGAAAACAGTAGACCTGCTTCGGGAGCTGATGAATGTGATATTTATGTTATTCTTCAGGTGAGGCAAGATGATGGAACTCGTCTAAGACTAGGAACTGCTTGGTTCCGTAGTGGCGACCAAATTGATGAATGGACAAATCTTAAATTAGATTTCACCTATGGTGAACTTCCTTCTGATGCACCTGATTATGCAGGTTTAAATACATGGGAAGGTGAAGAAGAATCAGGTTATGCTGATCCATCAGAATTCCCAACTCATATCATTATAGTATTCTCATCTAGTGCTTTAGGTGATTATTATACTGGAGCTATTGGAAGTATTCTAAAAGTTGACAATTTTGAATTGCAATATGATTAA
- a CDS encoding carboxypeptidase-like regulatory domain-containing protein — MTSKFFNLKLLFYFFSFFSITSVYSQITQKDNIAPSTDKHWALTVYGGWSNYYGDLTKSRSPFATNFQLIGGNIGGAFEKRLSHRIVVRGEFGWSRISGDDNQTAEAGSFEYDRNLHFRNDLFQLSALGQIDILPHLGHYSQRRLVTPYVLTGVTVLFSNPRGKTTENNGSTWVDLQPLGTEGQGTSTTKPKYNKTVMALPLGLGVNFKVTDRLDIGVEWVTRFTATDYLDDISKSYVGDVFFGGNQLAAAMADRSQESIAVLTGEQRQVPEYKFGPGDKRGSNNVNDGYNNVSVRVRYILSKNKAPKDLSWLHKSNEHYTPISLHANKVHQSSTRENSRFAKYQDRYSIQNLAINTEGSERSPNFYYGGLIYSTDRNDRKHFNKKSRKSYYNFYFAPLHDLYRNEQTRPIAIDTVDLKGFHHHSAFQINDHQIIATMYSADLPNQEVAQHKLYMMDILGENIWKEEKELPFNNEHYSISEPTFSQDGNTMYFVSDMEDSYGGTDIYVSYKFKGQWTYPINLGETVNTPGDEVSPFLHPDGTLYFASDGHDGMGGLDIYESISKDETIIAVANLGSPINSEYDDYGLILNNVKRVGYFTSNRIGGKGGNDIYQLNVNEINVSRMLTDEHENLFLVEEMKLKGKVISKDTRAPLPRILVSLKNKETNALITKRTDSNGQFEFDISNESNYEIFPSAFGYKRMKATQISTVGMFGIGELEQTLLIESLAKKVKLYGKVTDKKTGDILKNIELVFISPDENENIYVKSDNEGNYSMEIDKDKKYFFFVEEDGFVQKNYAIPDLSKFRTVKTMKYNIRLEPKE; from the coding sequence ATGACTTCAAAATTTTTTAACCTTAAACTACTATTCTATTTCTTTTCTTTTTTTTCTATTACTTCAGTATATAGTCAAATTACTCAAAAGGATAATATTGCTCCATCAACTGATAAGCATTGGGCTTTAACCGTATATGGTGGTTGGAGTAATTATTATGGTGACCTCACAAAAAGTCGATCTCCTTTTGCTACTAATTTTCAACTTATTGGTGGTAATATAGGAGGAGCTTTTGAAAAAAGATTATCGCATAGAATTGTTGTAAGAGGTGAATTCGGTTGGAGTCGAATTAGTGGAGATGACAATCAAACTGCAGAAGCAGGCTCTTTTGAATATGATAGAAATTTACATTTTCGAAATGACCTTTTTCAATTATCTGCCTTAGGACAAATTGATATTCTTCCTCATTTAGGACATTATTCCCAAAGAAGACTTGTTACTCCTTATGTATTAACAGGTGTAACAGTACTTTTCAGTAACCCTCGAGGAAAAACAACAGAAAATAATGGTAGTACTTGGGTTGACCTACAACCTCTTGGTACAGAAGGGCAAGGAACATCTACAACTAAACCAAAATACAATAAGACTGTCATGGCCCTTCCATTAGGTTTGGGAGTGAATTTTAAAGTTACTGATCGTCTAGATATTGGTGTTGAGTGGGTGACAAGGTTCACTGCCACTGATTATTTAGATGATATAAGTAAATCGTATGTTGGCGATGTCTTTTTTGGAGGAAATCAACTGGCTGCAGCAATGGCCGACCGTTCACAAGAAAGTATTGCCGTCCTAACCGGAGAACAAAGGCAAGTACCAGAGTACAAATTTGGACCTGGTGATAAAAGAGGTTCTAATAATGTTAATGATGGCTACAATAATGTATCGGTTAGAGTAAGATATATTTTGTCCAAAAATAAAGCTCCAAAAGACCTATCTTGGTTACATAAAAGCAATGAGCATTATACTCCTATATCATTACATGCCAATAAAGTTCATCAATCTTCTACAAGAGAAAACTCAAGATTTGCGAAATATCAAGACCGTTATTCTATCCAAAATCTAGCGATCAACACAGAAGGATCTGAAAGGTCTCCCAATTTTTATTATGGGGGGTTAATCTACTCCACCGACCGCAACGACAGAAAGCATTTCAATAAAAAATCTCGTAAATCTTATTACAACTTTTACTTTGCTCCTTTACATGATTTGTATAGGAATGAACAGACCCGACCGATTGCAATAGATACAGTCGACTTAAAAGGGTTTCACCATCATTCTGCTTTCCAAATCAACGACCATCAAATTATTGCAACTATGTATTCTGCTGATTTACCAAACCAGGAAGTTGCTCAACATAAATTATACATGATGGACATTTTAGGGGAAAACATATGGAAGGAAGAGAAAGAATTACCCTTTAACAATGAACATTATTCCATATCCGAACCTACGTTTAGTCAAGATGGAAATACGATGTATTTTGTCTCTGATATGGAAGACAGCTATGGCGGTACTGATATTTATGTGAGCTATAAGTTCAAAGGTCAATGGACATATCCCATCAACTTAGGAGAAACTGTAAATACTCCTGGTGATGAAGTAAGTCCATTCTTACATCCTGATGGAACTTTATATTTCGCTTCTGATGGCCATGACGGAATGGGTGGATTAGATATCTATGAATCAATTTCTAAAGATGAAACGATTATAGCTGTAGCTAACTTAGGAAGTCCTATCAATTCAGAATATGACGATTACGGGCTTATACTCAATAATGTAAAGCGAGTAGGCTATTTTACTTCGAATAGAATTGGAGGCAAAGGGGGAAATGATATTTACCAACTTAATGTAAATGAAATCAATGTTTCAAGAATGCTCACTGATGAACACGAAAACTTGTTCTTAGTTGAAGAAATGAAATTAAAAGGTAAAGTAATCTCAAAAGATACAAGAGCTCCTCTACCTAGAATATTAGTGAGTTTAAAGAATAAAGAAACGAATGCTTTAATCACAAAAAGAACAGACAGTAATGGTCAGTTTGAATTCGATATATCTAATGAATCGAATTATGAGATTTTCCCTTCTGCCTTCGGGTATAAAAGGATGAAAGCTACTCAAATATCAACCGTAGGAATGTTTGGTATTGGAGAGCTAGAACAAACCTTACTTATCGAGTCTTTAGCTAAAAAAGTGAAACTTTATGGCAAAGTAACTGATAAGAAAACTGGCGATATTCTAAAAAACATAGAACTTGTTTTTATTTCTCCTGATGAGAATGAAAACATCTATGTAAAGTCTGATAATGAAGGTAACTACTCAATGGAAATCGACAAGGATAAGAAATATTTCTTCTTTGTTGAAGAAGATGGATTCGTTCAGAAAAATTACGCCATACCTGACTTATCTAAGTTCAGAACAGTGAAAACCATGAAATATAATATTCGACTAGAACCTAAAGAATAA
- a CDS encoding NAD-dependent epimerase/dehydratase family protein — protein MKKRTALIIGSTGLIGNSLVQFLVDSDHYEKVISIGRRNSGINHPKLSEVITNLDDLHELVLEDTIDDAFCCLGTTMKKAGSKDAFYKVDHEYVMKFAQLASKLKAKTFNVVSAMGANKDSLVYYNRVKGQVENELIQLNFNTLNIYQPSLLLGDRKESRFGEDFGKIFNSVFNPLIPKKYKGIEGIKVAKSMITTALSSQNQKINYITSDIMQSLGV, from the coding sequence ATGAAAAAAAGAACAGCACTTATTATTGGTAGTACCGGTTTAATTGGTAATTCTCTAGTTCAGTTTCTAGTGGATAGTGATCACTATGAAAAAGTAATCTCTATTGGTCGAAGGAACTCTGGTATTAATCACCCTAAATTATCTGAGGTAATCACTAACTTAGATGATTTACATGAATTAGTTTTAGAAGACACTATCGATGATGCCTTTTGCTGTTTAGGTACAACAATGAAAAAAGCTGGATCTAAAGATGCTTTTTATAAAGTGGACCATGAATATGTGATGAAGTTTGCTCAATTAGCCTCAAAACTTAAAGCAAAAACGTTCAATGTTGTTTCTGCCATGGGTGCGAATAAGGATTCTTTGGTATATTATAATAGAGTAAAAGGTCAAGTTGAAAACGAGTTAATACAACTCAATTTCAATACACTAAATATTTATCAGCCTTCGTTATTATTAGGAGATCGAAAAGAATCTCGTTTTGGTGAAGATTTTGGGAAAATCTTTAATTCAGTCTTTAATCCATTAATTCCAAAAAAGTATAAAGGTATTGAAGGAATAAAAGTTGCTAAAAGCATGATCACAACGGCTTTATCCTCCCAAAATCAGAAAATTAATTATATTACTTCTGACATTATGCAATCCTTAGGTGTGTAG
- a CDS encoding ABC transporter ATP-binding protein, with product MKIYKRLIQLAGNFTSFLIPYTLVALGMSLFSLLNFSMMIPLLDILFNSDTLFEVPANPITLEEFEFSGAFIKEYMYQEFGILIALHGKLYALMLICGFTISASLLSNIFRYSERRLAESYKRSSIATLRSAIFQRVLSLDIGYLTNSKKSDIISRSTTDVQESENAFGALVTFVKDPIMLVIFFSTLIYLSPKMTMFVFMILPISGISIGLISKKLKSVSHNLQDITANILGVLDETIVGMRVVKGFNADKYVTSSYEKSNQGYVSAFRDFASKRELASPLSEAMGVFFVGVLLYLGGTIVLSDSPSLSASEFLAYLVLFTQVLNPVKAISGNISSIQRGIAATERIFELLDTEPTIKSKENAKELTTFDQKITFENVRFGYEDKDVLKGINFEMKKGQMVALVGPSGGGKSTIADLIPRFYDPRQGNVSVDGHDIRDYTLESLRSHMGIVTQESILFNDTIFNNIAFGTKATLEEVQSAAKIANAHEFIEKADQGYETVIGDRGSKLSGGQRQRLSIARAILKNPEILILDEATSALDTESEKLVQDAIQHLMQGRTVLVIAHRLSTIQEADKILVIKEGEVVEEGTHNELMGMDEGMYKKLQEMQEYTQ from the coding sequence ATGAAAATATATAAACGTCTAATTCAGTTAGCAGGAAATTTTACGAGTTTTCTCATTCCTTATACATTAGTAGCATTAGGAATGAGTTTATTTAGTTTGTTGAACTTCTCTATGATGATACCATTATTGGACATACTTTTCAATAGTGATACTTTATTTGAAGTACCAGCCAACCCAATTACACTTGAAGAATTTGAATTCAGTGGGGCCTTTATTAAAGAATATATGTATCAAGAGTTTGGTATCTTGATCGCTCTACATGGTAAATTATATGCTCTAATGCTGATTTGTGGTTTTACAATTTCAGCATCTCTCTTATCAAATATATTTAGATATTCAGAAAGAAGATTAGCAGAAAGCTATAAAAGAAGTTCAATAGCGACATTACGATCTGCTATTTTTCAAAGAGTGTTATCCTTAGATATTGGTTATCTTACAAATTCAAAGAAGAGTGATATTATCTCAAGATCAACCACTGATGTCCAGGAATCTGAAAATGCTTTTGGAGCATTAGTAACTTTTGTAAAAGATCCAATTATGTTGGTAATCTTTTTCTCTACATTAATTTACCTTTCACCGAAAATGACAATGTTCGTTTTCATGATCTTGCCAATTTCTGGTATTTCTATTGGATTGATTTCTAAAAAATTGAAATCGGTATCTCACAATCTACAAGATATTACAGCAAATATTCTTGGTGTTTTGGATGAGACTATTGTTGGTATGCGTGTGGTAAAAGGTTTTAATGCAGATAAGTATGTAACTTCTTCTTACGAAAAAAGTAACCAAGGGTATGTTTCAGCATTTAGAGACTTTGCTTCAAAAAGAGAATTGGCATCTCCGCTTTCAGAAGCAATGGGTGTCTTCTTCGTAGGTGTGTTACTTTATCTTGGTGGTACAATTGTATTATCAGATTCTCCTTCACTTTCAGCCTCAGAATTTTTAGCTTACTTAGTATTATTTACTCAGGTATTGAATCCTGTGAAAGCTATTTCTGGTAATATTAGTAGCATACAAAGAGGTATTGCAGCTACCGAAAGAATATTTGAATTATTGGATACAGAGCCAACTATTAAATCAAAAGAGAACGCAAAAGAGTTAACAACTTTTGATCAAAAAATCACTTTTGAGAATGTACGTTTTGGTTATGAAGATAAAGATGTTTTGAAGGGTATTAACTTCGAAATGAAAAAAGGTCAAATGGTAGCATTAGTAGGACCTTCAGGTGGAGGAAAATCAACTATAGCAGATTTAATTCCGAGATTTTATGACCCTAGACAGGGTAATGTAAGTGTCGATGGTCATGATATCAGAGACTATACATTAGAATCATTGAGATCTCACATGGGTATTGTAACTCAGGAGTCTATTTTATTTAATGATACTATCTTTAATAACATTGCATTTGGTACAAAAGCTACATTAGAGGAAGTACAATCTGCAGCTAAAATTGCCAATGCTCATGAGTTTATTGAGAAGGCAGATCAAGGATATGAAACTGTTATTGGTGATAGAGGCTCAAAACTTTCAGGTGGACAACGTCAACGATTAAGTATTGCTAGGGCTATATTAAAGAATCCAGAAATACTGATTCTTGATGAAGCTACTTCAGCATTAGATACTGAGTCTGAAAAATTAGTACAAGACGCGATTCAACATCTTATGCAAGGTAGAACAGTATTAGTAATTGCTCACCGTCTTTCTACTATCCAGGAAGCAGATAAGATTTTAGTAATAAAAGAAGGTGAAGTTGTAGAAGAAGGTACCCACAATGAATTAATGGGTATGGATGAAGGTATGTACAAGAAACTGCAAGAGATGCAGGAGTATACTCAGTAA
- a CDS encoding glycosyltransferase → MDNKTLPTVSLIITTYNRPDALNLVLLSILEQTVQPYDIIVADDGSTSKTSELIKKFSEDNNIKVNHVWQEDKGFRAAKSRNNAIREAQGDYLVMIDGDMVLHHKFIEDHQKRARKGWFLQGGRVRVNRESTLKHIREVDIDFNYNTKGIINIFNAFHFDVISKIIEKEKKSDKGTRTCNFSAWRDDVINVNGFDENFIGWGREDSEFVVRLLNAGIRRKDIKFNAIAFHLYHKEEEKKSLKANDLILKNSRKNHLIQCHNGLTQKKEKRVPLSILVDLERLKYPNCGLGQVSINFSNALTELDQKDLKWEFLLSGKNRKEYIKNTSDVKFRYHNVLTKNGIEPIDHHIDLFHLTHQITSYKAVKAKKNIYTIHDLNFLKEKSKEKSKKQLRKIQSAINRADVVTVISKFTEGVIREHLTIPESTPVKVIYNGVKSPVLDKSERHVLVDDAPFFFSIGTIMPKKNFHVLVEMMEYMDPKYKLYIAGQWEKYTYVNKINDLIAEKKLQDRVKLLGAVTEEEKSYLYKNCESFLFPSLLEGFGLPIIEAMLSKKPTFSSDKTSLPEVGGKYAYYWNNFDPKYMAEITKRGLDDFSKNREEKENEIFEYASTFSWEKNAEAYYQLYNEVLSS, encoded by the coding sequence ATGGATAATAAGACACTGCCTACTGTAAGTTTAATAATTACGACTTACAACCGACCAGATGCTCTAAATTTAGTATTATTGAGTATTCTAGAACAAACTGTTCAACCATATGATATTATTGTTGCTGATGATGGTTCGACATCGAAAACTAGCGAACTAATCAAAAAGTTTTCAGAGGATAATAACATCAAAGTAAATCATGTTTGGCAAGAAGATAAGGGGTTTAGAGCAGCCAAGTCACGAAATAATGCAATTAGAGAAGCTCAAGGAGATTATTTAGTAATGATTGATGGTGATATGGTATTACATCATAAATTTATTGAAGATCACCAGAAAAGAGCTAGGAAAGGTTGGTTTTTACAAGGAGGTAGAGTTAGAGTTAATAGAGAGTCAACGTTAAAACATATCCGAGAAGTAGATATAGATTTTAACTATAATACCAAGGGGATAATAAATATTTTTAATGCATTTCATTTTGATGTCATCTCCAAAATCATCGAAAAAGAAAAGAAGTCTGATAAAGGAACTAGGACCTGTAACTTTTCTGCTTGGAGAGATGATGTTATAAATGTGAATGGATTTGATGAAAATTTTATTGGCTGGGGTAGAGAAGATAGCGAATTTGTTGTTAGATTATTGAACGCAGGTATTAGAAGAAAGGATATAAAATTTAATGCCATTGCTTTTCACCTTTATCATAAAGAGGAAGAAAAAAAATCATTGAAAGCCAATGATTTAATTTTAAAGAATTCAAGAAAAAACCATCTTATACAATGTCATAATGGCTTAACTCAGAAGAAAGAAAAAAGAGTGCCTTTATCTATTTTAGTTGACCTTGAACGACTTAAATACCCAAATTGTGGGTTAGGACAAGTAAGTATCAACTTCTCTAATGCTCTAACTGAATTAGATCAAAAAGACTTGAAATGGGAATTTTTACTATCTGGAAAAAATAGGAAAGAGTATATTAAAAATACCTCCGACGTTAAATTTAGATATCATAATGTCTTGACCAAAAATGGTATCGAACCAATTGATCATCACATTGATTTATTCCATTTAACACATCAAATTACTAGTTATAAGGCGGTAAAAGCAAAAAAGAATATTTATACAATTCATGATTTGAATTTTCTGAAGGAGAAATCTAAAGAGAAATCAAAGAAGCAATTGAGAAAAATTCAAAGTGCTATTAATAGAGCCGATGTTGTAACAGTGATTTCTAAGTTTACTGAAGGAGTAATTCGAGAGCATTTAACAATACCAGAATCTACACCAGTTAAGGTTATTTATAATGGTGTGAAATCTCCAGTTCTAGATAAATCAGAGAGACATGTATTAGTAGATGATGCTCCATTTTTCTTCTCAATAGGTACAATCATGCCTAAGAAAAATTTCCATGTGTTGGTAGAAATGATGGAATATATGGATCCTAAATACAAACTCTATATTGCTGGGCAATGGGAGAAGTATACTTATGTGAATAAAATCAATGATTTAATCGCTGAGAAAAAACTCCAAGATCGAGTTAAGTTATTGGGTGCTGTAACTGAAGAAGAGAAATCTTATTTATATAAAAACTGTGAGAGCTTTTTGTTTCCATCCTTATTAGAGGGCTTTGGATTGCCAATTATCGAAGCCATGTTATCGAAAAAACCTACTTTCTCTTCTGATAAAACTAGTTTACCTGAAGTAGGAGGAAAATATGCTTATTATTGGAATAACTTTGATCCAAAATATATGGCAGAGATTACAAAAAGAGGTTTAGATGACTTTTCTAAGAATAGAGAAGAAAAGGAAAATGAAATATTTGAGTATGCATCTACTTTCTCTTGGGAGAAAAATGCAGAGGCATATTACCAATTATACAATGAAGTTTTATCATCATAA